Proteins from a genomic interval of Caulobacter sp. NIBR1757:
- a CDS encoding DUF2794 domain-containing protein: MSLDPTYPSPSGAQVFFERRELDLIMRLYGRMVAAGEWRDYAIAGLSDRAVFCIFRRASEQPLYRIEKQPELARKQGAWSVIGQGGMTLRRGQELAQVLRLFDSRKFQVVE, translated from the coding sequence ATGAGCCTTGATCCGACATACCCGTCCCCGTCCGGCGCCCAGGTCTTCTTCGAGCGCCGGGAACTGGACCTCATCATGCGCCTGTACGGGCGGATGGTGGCCGCCGGCGAGTGGCGCGACTACGCCATCGCCGGCCTGTCCGACCGCGCCGTCTTCTGCATCTTCCGGCGAGCCTCGGAGCAGCCGCTCTATCGCATCGAGAAACAGCCCGAACTGGCGCGCAAGCAGGGCGCCTGGTCGGTGATCGGCCAGGGCGGCATGACCCTGAGACGCGGCCAGGAACTGGCCCAGGTGCTGCGGCTGTTCGATTCCCGCAAGTTCCAGGTGGTGGAGTAA
- a CDS encoding Bax inhibitor-1/YccA family protein, with translation MSDFERGTARSIPHTADMSVDAGLRAFMLGVYNKMAIGLVVSAALAYAVANFAPVRDLLYVVNPVTGAFAGYQILGVVLAFAPLVLLLAAGFMMKNVTPASSGALYWTVVSVIGASGAVWVLRYTGASLASTFLITATAFGALSLFGYTTKKDLSGWGTFLIMGVWGLIAASIATWFFRSPMLYMIIAVAGVLIFAGLTAYDTQRLKMTYYELGGDRQRMAVATNIGALHLYLDFINLFQFLLALLGGRRE, from the coding sequence ATGAGCGACTTCGAACGCGGTACGGCGCGCTCGATCCCGCACACCGCCGACATGTCGGTGGACGCTGGTCTGCGCGCCTTCATGTTGGGCGTCTACAACAAGATGGCTATCGGCCTGGTGGTCTCGGCCGCCCTGGCCTACGCGGTGGCCAATTTCGCGCCGGTGCGCGACCTGCTCTACGTCGTCAATCCGGTGACCGGCGCCTTCGCCGGCTACCAGATCCTCGGAGTGGTCCTGGCGTTCGCGCCGCTGGTCCTGCTCCTCGCCGCCGGCTTCATGATGAAGAACGTCACGCCGGCCAGTTCGGGGGCGCTTTACTGGACCGTGGTCTCGGTGATCGGCGCTTCGGGCGCGGTCTGGGTGCTGCGTTACACCGGCGCCTCCCTGGCCTCGACCTTCCTGATCACGGCGACCGCCTTCGGCGCGCTCAGCCTGTTCGGCTACACGACCAAGAAGGACCTGTCCGGTTGGGGCACCTTCCTGATCATGGGTGTCTGGGGGCTGATCGCCGCCAGCATCGCCACCTGGTTCTTCCGCTCGCCGATGCTCTACATGATCATCGCGGTGGCCGGGGTGCTGATCTTCGCGGGGCTTACCGCCTACGATACGCAGCGCCTCAAGATGACCTACTACGAGCTGGGTGGTGACCGTCAGCGCATGGCGGTGGCCACCAATATCGGGGCCCTCCACCTGTACCTGGACTTCATCAACCTGTTCCAGTTCCTGCTCGCCCTGCTGGGCGGCCGCCGCGAATAG